One genomic window of Struthio camelus isolate bStrCam1 chromosome 1, bStrCam1.hap1, whole genome shotgun sequence includes the following:
- the RPL8 gene encoding large ribosomal subunit protein uL2 — protein sequence MGRVIRGQRKGAGSVFRAHVKHRKGPAKLRAVDFAERHGYIKGIVKDIIHDPGRGAPLAKIVFRDPYRFKKRTELFIAAEGIHTGQFVYCGKKAQLNIGNVLPVGTMPEGTIVCCLEEKPGDRGKLARASGNYATVISHNPETKKTRVKLPSGSKKVISSANRAVVGIVAGGGRIDKPILKAGRAYHKYKAKRNCWPRVRGVAMNPVEHPFGGGNHQHIGKPSTIRRDAPAGRKVGLIAARRTGRLRGTKTVQEKEN from the exons ATGGGCCGCGTCATCCGGGGCCAGAGGAAGGGCGCCGGCTCCGTTTTCCGCGCCCACGTGAAGCACAGGAAAGGCCCGGCCAAGCTCCGCGCCGTCGACTTCGCCGAGAGGCACGGCTACATCAAGGGCATCGTGAAG GATATCATTCATgatcctggccgaggtgctccacTTGCCAAGATTGTGTTCCGTGACCCATACAGGTTTAAGAAAAGAACTGAACTGTTCATTGCTGCTGAGGGTATTCATACTGGTCAGTTTGTTTACTGTGGCAAGAAAG CTCAGCTGAACATTGGCAATGTTCTGCCTGTTGGCACCATGCCAGAAGGCACCATCGTCTGCTGCCTTGAGGAGAAACCTGGTGATCGTGGAAAGTTGGCCCGTGCTTCTGGAAACTATGCTACTGTCATCTCTCACAATCCTGAAACGAAGAAAACCAGAGTAAAGCTGCCTTCTGGATCCAAGAAAGTGATTTCTTCTGCAAACAGAGCTGTTGTGG GTATCGTCGCTGGTGGAGGTCGTATTGACAAGCCTATCCTAAAGGCTGGCCGTGCCTATCATAAATACAAGGCAAAGAGGAACTGCTGGCCACGTGTCCGTGGTGTGGCTATGAAT CCTGTAGAACATCCCTTTGGTGGTGGTAACCACCAGCACATTGGCAAGCCTTCAACCATCAGGAGAGACGCTCCTGCTGGGCGCAAAGTTGGTCTCATCGCTGCCCGTCGTACGGGTAGACTGCGTGGAACAAAGACTGTGCAGGAAAAGGAGAACTAA